A region of Rhodamnia argentea isolate NSW1041297 chromosome 9, ASM2092103v1, whole genome shotgun sequence DNA encodes the following proteins:
- the LOC115742991 gene encoding uncharacterized protein LOC115742991, protein MNRRQQRAMKWAIAVMAVCILCYIVGPPLHWHVTEALASVRRHGSSVSCPPCRCDCSSQPLLSIGDELINNTFTDCVKHDPEVTEEMEKSFTNLLMEELRLREAQSLENQQRADIMLLEAKKMASQYQKEADKCSSGMETCEEARERAEGILEEQRRVTAMWELRARQRGWQEGFQ, encoded by the exons atgaatCGGCGACAGCAGAGAGCGATGAAGTGGGCCATCGCGGTGATGGCGGTATGCATATTGTGTTACATAGTCGGTCCCCCACTGCATTGGCACGTGACCGAGGCCCTGGCCTCCGTCCGCCGCCACGGCTCCTCCGTCTCCTGCCCTCCCTGCCGCTGCGATTGCTCTTCTCAGCCGCTCCTCTCTATCGGCGACG AATTGATCAACAACACCTTCACAG ATTGTGTAAAGCATGACCCAGAGGTGAccgaagaaatggaaaagagcTTCACGAACTTGCTAATGGAGGAACTGAGGCTGAGGGAAGCTCAATCCCTGGAGAACCAGCAGCGTGCCGATATAATGCTGTTAGAGGCCAAGAAAATGGCATCTCAATACCAAAAGGAGGCAGACAAGTGCAGTTCTGGGATGGAGACCTGTGAAGAAGCAAGGGAAAGAGCTGAAGGAATATTAGAAGAACAGAGAAGAGTAACTGCTATGTGGGAACTCAGGGCTCGTCAGAGAGGATGGCAAGAAGGGTTCCAATAG